Proteins from a single region of Flavobacterium sp. K5-23:
- a CDS encoding UDP-glucose 6-dehydrogenase has protein sequence MKITKICCIGAGYVGGPTMAVIAQKCPHIQVTVVDLNEERIAAWNDENVENIPIYEPGLDKIVAEARGRNLFFSTNVDQAIDEAQIIFISVNTPTKTYGKGKGMAADLKYIELCARQIARVSKSDKIVVEKSTLPVRTAEAIKSILDNTGNGVQFQILSNPEFLAEGTAVTDLLNPDRILIGGDSSEEGQKAIQALVDVYSNWVAKDKILTTNVWSSELSKLTANAFLAQRISSINAMSELCEKTGADVNEVAKAIGMDSRIGSKFLKSSVGFGGSCFQKDILNLVYIAKSYGLNEVADYWEQVIIMNDYQKRRFSNTIVKTLYNTVADKKIAFLGWAFKKDTNDTRESAAIYVADDLINEQANIAVYDPKVSGKKVLADLDYLETRSSEKNKKGIVSFEDPYLACKDAHAIAVLTEWDEFKGYDWKRIYESMQKPAFIFDGRNILNRSEMESIGFIYQGIGS, from the coding sequence ATGAAAATTACAAAAATTTGTTGCATTGGAGCAGGATATGTTGGAGGGCCAACAATGGCAGTTATTGCTCAAAAATGTCCGCATATACAGGTTACAGTTGTCGATTTGAATGAAGAAAGAATTGCGGCTTGGAATGATGAAAATGTTGAAAATATTCCTATTTATGAACCGGGTTTAGATAAAATTGTGGCGGAAGCAAGAGGGAGAAATTTATTTTTTTCCACAAATGTAGATCAGGCGATTGATGAGGCTCAAATAATTTTCATCTCCGTTAATACCCCAACTAAAACCTATGGTAAAGGGAAAGGTATGGCTGCAGATTTGAAATATATTGAATTGTGTGCCAGACAGATTGCCAGGGTTTCAAAATCGGATAAGATCGTTGTGGAGAAATCCACATTGCCAGTTAGAACCGCGGAAGCGATTAAAAGTATATTAGATAATACGGGAAATGGGGTTCAGTTTCAAATCCTTTCCAATCCAGAGTTTCTGGCTGAAGGAACTGCGGTTACTGATTTGTTGAATCCAGATAGAATATTAATTGGAGGAGACTCATCCGAAGAGGGCCAAAAAGCTATACAAGCACTTGTTGATGTGTATTCCAATTGGGTTGCTAAAGACAAAATATTAACCACAAATGTTTGGTCGTCTGAATTGTCAAAGCTGACAGCTAATGCGTTTTTGGCACAACGTATTTCGTCTATTAACGCAATGTCTGAACTTTGTGAGAAAACCGGTGCGGATGTGAATGAAGTGGCGAAAGCCATTGGTATGGATAGCCGTATAGGTTCTAAATTCCTGAAGTCATCTGTTGGTTTTGGAGGTTCTTGTTTTCAAAAAGACATTTTAAATTTAGTATATATAGCTAAATCATACGGTTTAAATGAAGTGGCTGATTATTGGGAACAAGTAATCATTATGAATGATTATCAAAAAAGACGTTTTTCGAATACTATTGTAAAAACCCTTTATAACACTGTTGCCGATAAGAAAATTGCATTTTTGGGTTGGGCTTTCAAGAAAGACACTAATGACACCAGGGAGTCTGCAGCCATTTATGTGGCGGATGATTTAATAAATGAGCAGGCAAACATTGCGGTTTACGATCCAAAAGTGTCCGGGAAAAAAGTATTGGCTGATTTGGATTATTTAGAAACAAGATCTTCTGAAAAGAATAAAAAAGGAATAGTGTCATTTGAAGATCCATATTTAGCTTGTAAGGACGCACATGCTATTGCTGTGCTTACGGAATGGGATGAGTTTAAAGGATATGATTGGAAAAGAATATATGAATCCATGCAGAAGCCTGCCTTTATATTTGATGGCAGGAATATATTAAACCGTTCTGAAATGGAATCAATCGGATTTATTTATCAAGGTATTGGTTCTTGA
- a CDS encoding adenylyltransferase/cytidyltransferase family protein — MKIGITFSAFDLLHAGHIKMLEDAKRQCDYLIVALQTDPTIDRPEKNKPTQSVVERYIQLKGCVHVDEIVPYATEQDLEDILRSFKIDVRIIGDEYKDKNFTGRDYCEEKGIAFHFNSRDHRFSSSSLRKEVVEKELKKVI; from the coding sequence ATGAAAATAGGTATAACATTCAGTGCATTTGATTTACTGCATGCCGGACATATAAAAATGTTGGAAGATGCTAAAAGACAATGTGATTATTTAATTGTTGCCTTACAGACTGACCCTACTATTGACCGCCCGGAAAAGAATAAGCCTACGCAATCAGTTGTAGAAAGATACATTCAGCTCAAAGGATGTGTGCATGTGGATGAAATTGTTCCTTACGCAACAGAGCAAGATTTAGAGGATATTTTACGTTCTTTTAAAATCGATGTACGTATTATAGGGGATGAGTATAAAGACAAAAATTTTACTGGTCGTGATTATTGCGAAGAAAAAGGAATAGCATTCCATTTCAACTCAAGAGATCATCGTTTTTCCAGCAGCAGTCTTCGCAAAGAAGTTGTGGAAAAAGAATTGAAAAAAGTTATATAG
- a CDS encoding SDR family oxidoreductase has protein sequence MIKNVLITGISGMLGMAVYSHFKQLKSYKIFGISRNTDFKLEGAEILIGDLTSKEFLNSIRSLKFNSIIHCSAEVNVNLCEIDKELAYKSNVSATELIFSLLDSDKYIYISTDSVFDGKGGNYAEDSLVNPLSYYAETKFLGEEAVKNNTINHYILRTNIYGFNIPMKKSLFEWGYSELRKSKDINGFSNMYFNPLYVGQLAMLLEKLISSNIDFGIYNVTSDEGISKYDFLLKIAENFDYSPDLIKAVEFNQSEIVAPRALNTTLNNSKIKSVFENFDFSFEKGFSMLKKDFSVFKE, from the coding sequence ATGATTAAGAATGTTTTAATTACAGGTATATCAGGAATGCTTGGAATGGCAGTATATAGTCATTTCAAGCAATTAAAGTCATATAAAATATTCGGGATATCAAGAAATACTGATTTTAAACTTGAAGGGGCTGAGATTTTAATAGGTGATTTAACATCAAAAGAATTTTTAAATTCTATTCGAAGTTTAAAATTTAATTCAATTATTCACTGTTCGGCTGAGGTAAATGTTAACTTATGTGAAATTGATAAAGAGTTGGCATATAAGTCAAATGTTTCTGCAACGGAGTTAATATTTTCACTTTTAGATTCAGATAAATATATTTATATTTCTACAGATTCAGTTTTTGATGGTAAAGGGGGTAATTATGCTGAAGACTCATTAGTTAATCCTTTGAGTTATTATGCTGAGACAAAATTTTTGGGTGAAGAAGCAGTTAAAAATAATACTATAAATCATTATATATTAAGAACTAATATTTATGGTTTTAATATACCGATGAAAAAATCGCTTTTCGAATGGGGATATTCTGAACTTAGAAAGAGTAAGGATATTAATGGTTTTAGTAATATGTATTTTAACCCATTATATGTTGGACAATTAGCAATGCTTTTGGAAAAATTAATTTCTTCTAATATTGATTTCGGAATTTATAATGTTACATCGGATGAGGGTATTTCAAAGTATGATTTTCTTTTAAAAATAGCTGAAAATTTCGATTATTCTCCGGATTTAATAAAAGCAGTTGAATTTAATCAATCTGAAATAGTAGCTCCAAGAGCTTTGAATACAACACTTAATAATTCTAAAATAAAATCTGTTTTCGAAAATTTTGATTTTTCGTTTGAAAAAGGTTTTTCAATGTTAAAAAAAGATTTTTCTGTTTTCAAAGAATAA
- a CDS encoding nucleotide sugar dehydrogenase yields MGSNLKIAVIGLGYVGLPLARLFATKYAVVGFDINHSRVASLKSGIDSTLEISDVDLRKVLLEKPSDAVGLYCSSVLEDISDCNYYVVTVPTPVDKNNRPDLTPLYKSSEAVGTVLKKGDIVIYESTVYPGVTEEECVPVLERVSGLQFNVDFFVGYSPERINPGDKAHTVDKILKVTSGSTPEIGQKVNELYLSVITAGTHLAPTIRVAEAAKVIENSQRDINIAFVNELAKIFNLMNIDTKAVLEAAGTKWNFLPFKPGLVGGHCIGVDPYYLAQKAQELGYHPEIILAGRRLNDSMGEYVASQIVKLMIKKGISVNGASLLMLGITFKENCPDVRNTKIVDVIASLTDYGITVTIYDPLANSAEVEHEYNLETSNEISGHKFDAVVLGVAHKQFLDMDLSVLQNENSILYDVKGVLGDAVDGRL; encoded by the coding sequence ATGGGTTCAAATTTAAAAATTGCGGTTATTGGCTTGGGTTATGTAGGTTTGCCTTTGGCTAGGTTATTTGCAACGAAATATGCAGTAGTGGGATTTGATATTAATCATTCTAGAGTTGCATCATTAAAATCAGGGATAGATTCAACTCTTGAGATTAGTGATGTTGATTTGCGAAAAGTACTCTTGGAAAAGCCAAGTGATGCTGTTGGATTGTATTGTTCTTCCGTTTTGGAAGATATTTCGGATTGTAATTATTATGTAGTTACCGTTCCAACTCCGGTTGATAAAAATAATCGTCCCGATTTAACTCCTTTATACAAATCATCAGAAGCCGTAGGTACCGTTTTGAAAAAGGGGGATATTGTTATTTATGAATCTACGGTTTATCCAGGTGTTACCGAAGAGGAATGTGTTCCTGTATTGGAAAGGGTTTCCGGCTTACAATTCAATGTTGATTTTTTTGTGGGATATTCTCCCGAAAGAATCAATCCCGGAGATAAAGCGCATACTGTAGACAAAATTTTGAAGGTTACATCAGGCTCCACTCCTGAAATTGGACAAAAAGTAAACGAGTTGTATTTGTCCGTAATTACGGCAGGGACACATCTAGCACCTACAATACGAGTTGCGGAGGCTGCCAAGGTAATTGAGAATTCACAACGGGATATCAATATTGCTTTCGTAAATGAATTGGCTAAAATATTCAACTTGATGAATATTGACACTAAGGCTGTTTTGGAAGCCGCTGGAACCAAATGGAATTTCTTGCCTTTTAAACCGGGACTGGTTGGTGGACATTGTATAGGTGTTGATCCCTACTATTTAGCCCAAAAAGCACAAGAACTGGGGTATCATCCTGAAATTATTTTAGCAGGAAGGCGATTGAATGATAGTATGGGTGAGTATGTGGCGTCACAAATAGTGAAGTTGATGATTAAGAAGGGGATTTCAGTAAACGGAGCGAGTCTTTTAATGCTTGGAATTACTTTCAAAGAAAATTGCCCAGATGTTCGAAACACTAAAATTGTAGATGTCATCGCATCTTTAACAGATTACGGAATTACAGTAACTATATATGATCCATTAGCTAATTCAGCTGAGGTGGAACACGAATATAATTTAGAAACATCTAATGAAATATCTGGACATAAATTTGACGCGGTTGTTTTAGGTGTTGCTCATAAACAATTTTTAGATATGGATCTTTCCGTTTTGCAAAATGAAAATAGCATTTTGTATGATGTAAAAGGAGTTCTGGGTGATGCTGTTGACGGGAGATTATAG
- the pseB gene encoding UDP-N-acetylglucosamine 4,6-dehydratase (inverting) produces the protein MNLENKTILITGGTGSLGKALTSHIFRNHPNIKKLIILSRDEQKQFQMAQEFPESQYQQIRFLLGDVRDEQRLVRAFQGVDIVIHAAAMKHVHLAEYNPDECIKTNIGGAQNVIHAALQTSVSNVVALSTDKACAPINLYGATKLTSDKLFVAANNIKGTNPIKFSVVRYGNVMGSNGSVIPFFMKKKLEGKLPITDATMTRFNISLQGGVDMVMHAIDQAWGGEIFIPKIPSYKITDIAEAVAPECTLDIIGIRPGEKIHEEMITSSDSYNTYDLGKYFTILPSIPRFNLDEFITSFKAVRVPEGFNYNSGTNTEWETVAGLRALIKEHVDSNFE, from the coding sequence ATGAATCTTGAGAATAAAACAATTTTAATCACTGGGGGAACAGGTTCTTTAGGTAAGGCACTTACATCTCATATTTTTAGAAATCATCCCAATATAAAGAAACTTATAATTTTGTCGAGAGACGAACAAAAGCAGTTTCAAATGGCTCAGGAATTTCCTGAAAGCCAATACCAACAAATCCGTTTTTTGTTAGGAGACGTTAGAGATGAACAAAGATTGGTAAGAGCGTTTCAAGGAGTGGATATTGTGATTCATGCAGCTGCAATGAAGCATGTGCATTTGGCTGAATACAACCCAGATGAATGTATAAAGACAAATATTGGTGGAGCTCAAAATGTTATTCATGCGGCTTTGCAAACTAGTGTTAGTAATGTTGTGGCGCTATCAACTGATAAAGCTTGTGCGCCAATCAATTTATATGGTGCTACTAAATTGACTTCCGATAAATTATTTGTAGCCGCGAATAATATTAAGGGAACTAATCCAATTAAATTCTCGGTTGTTCGATACGGTAATGTAATGGGGTCGAATGGTTCTGTTATTCCATTCTTTATGAAAAAGAAATTGGAGGGTAAATTACCAATTACCGATGCAACAATGACACGTTTCAATATATCGCTTCAAGGAGGTGTTGATATGGTGATGCATGCTATTGATCAAGCCTGGGGTGGTGAAATTTTCATACCTAAAATTCCATCTTATAAAATTACCGATATAGCCGAAGCAGTAGCTCCGGAATGTACATTGGATATTATAGGAATTAGACCGGGTGAAAAAATTCATGAAGAGATGATTACTTCTTCGGATTCTTATAATACGTACGATTTAGGTAAGTATTTCACGATTTTACCATCTATTCCTCGTTTTAATCTTGATGAATTTATTACTTCATTTAAAGCGGTAAGAGTACCAGAAGGGTTTAATTATAATTCAGGCACCAATACCGAATGGGAAACCGTTGCTGGTTTGAGAGCGTTAATAAAAGAACATGTAGATTCGAATTTTGAATAA
- a CDS encoding SLBB domain-containing protein translates to MRKIIIAIVLFMALFQSATVLAQDLLKGSDLSTVKVDYLSDSDISKIKTQLQSNNMTIEQAEPIVLAKGMSVTEFAKLKSRLQNQTSSSTVKEGDFSGNSNEEFSRKQDKILNVKVKDSLNAKIFGSELFDNPTLNFEPNLKLATPVNYILGPGDELQVSVFGVQEFNASVPVTVEGKVIIQYVGQIPVSGMTIEAAAQKIKNAIAGVYSTVRSGQSQVGVSLSRIRTIRVTIIGSKQPGNYSVSSLATVYNALHLAGGPGKNGSYRNIELIRNNKVLTKVDIYNFLVNGNQSDNMGLKDNDVIRIPAYVNRVTLEGQVKRPGIFELKPGESFSDLISFASGFNEYAYTASVNVIQKTAKEFKVKDIKAIEFNSYKPQTGDVFNVSKILNKFENRIKIEGAVFRPETYSFYEGMRVSNLIAKADGLKEDAYGKRARITRLKPDLTTEVVNVNLVSAIAGDVQFDILLQKEDVMTVYSILDFEEEYKITIDGEIKKPGVYDYFQNLSLNDLFIQAGGLTGSASKRVEVARMIKSDEIDNSNTAKVQLFNIEITPGNNEQLKNFELEPFDVVNVRRMAVYEKPEMVTVSGAVNYSGKYVLANKQEKLYDVIQRAGGLTSIADLNGVKIKRPIQAKQIEDLENVNLNLGKNDSIQNKITKKIKEELKYATIPVDWEKILKNPRSAANVTLLVGDEIEVAAYNESVKVTGNVLLTSEIPYNKGKGFGYYLDAVGGVDAKGWKRRAYVIYPNGKAAVSKSFMFIRSSPKVLPGSQIVVPEKPEVKKMSTGEFVSIAGVLASLAGVIIAILR, encoded by the coding sequence ATGAGAAAAATAATTATTGCCATTGTATTGTTTATGGCTCTTTTTCAATCGGCAACGGTGTTGGCCCAAGATTTATTGAAAGGAAGTGATTTAAGTACTGTAAAAGTGGATTATTTATCAGATAGTGATATTTCGAAAATAAAAACTCAATTACAATCTAATAATATGACAATTGAACAGGCAGAGCCTATTGTTTTGGCTAAAGGAATGTCTGTGACGGAGTTTGCAAAATTAAAAAGCAGATTGCAAAATCAAACATCTTCTTCTACTGTTAAAGAAGGTGATTTTTCGGGAAACAGTAACGAAGAATTTAGTAGAAAACAAGATAAAATTCTAAATGTAAAAGTTAAGGATTCATTAAATGCCAAGATTTTTGGTTCGGAACTATTTGATAATCCAACTTTGAATTTTGAGCCTAATTTGAAACTGGCTACTCCAGTTAATTATATTTTAGGTCCTGGAGATGAATTGCAAGTGAGTGTATTTGGTGTTCAGGAATTTAATGCAAGTGTTCCTGTTACTGTTGAAGGGAAAGTAATTATTCAATATGTCGGCCAGATTCCTGTTTCAGGTATGACGATTGAAGCAGCCGCACAAAAAATAAAAAATGCAATTGCCGGGGTGTATAGTACCGTAAGATCAGGTCAATCGCAAGTGGGTGTGAGTTTGAGTCGAATCAGGACCATCAGAGTGACCATTATTGGGAGTAAACAACCTGGGAATTATTCTGTTTCTTCATTGGCTACCGTTTACAATGCATTGCATTTGGCTGGTGGTCCGGGAAAAAACGGGAGTTATAGAAACATAGAATTAATCAGAAATAATAAAGTATTGACAAAAGTTGATATTTATAATTTTTTGGTAAACGGTAATCAATCCGATAATATGGGTTTAAAAGACAATGACGTGATTCGAATTCCTGCTTATGTGAATAGAGTTACTCTAGAAGGACAGGTAAAAAGACCGGGAATTTTCGAATTGAAACCGGGAGAATCTTTTTCAGATTTAATTTCTTTTGCTTCTGGGTTTAATGAGTATGCCTATACCGCTTCGGTAAATGTGATACAAAAAACAGCTAAAGAATTTAAGGTTAAGGATATAAAAGCAATAGAATTTAATAGCTATAAACCGCAAACAGGTGATGTGTTTAATGTTTCTAAAATATTAAACAAGTTTGAAAATCGCATTAAAATCGAAGGGGCTGTTTTTAGACCAGAAACGTATTCCTTTTATGAAGGTATGCGCGTTTCCAATTTAATTGCCAAGGCTGACGGTTTAAAGGAAGATGCTTACGGTAAAAGAGCCAGGATAACACGATTAAAGCCTGATTTGACAACGGAAGTGGTAAATGTAAACTTGGTAAGTGCTATTGCAGGAGATGTTCAATTTGATATTTTATTGCAAAAAGAAGATGTGATGACTGTTTATTCAATTTTGGATTTCGAAGAAGAATATAAAATCACTATTGACGGTGAAATTAAAAAGCCGGGTGTTTATGACTACTTTCAAAATCTGTCTTTGAATGATTTATTTATTCAAGCGGGTGGATTAACAGGGTCAGCCTCAAAAAGGGTGGAAGTGGCGCGAATGATAAAATCCGATGAAATAGACAATAGCAATACTGCTAAAGTGCAATTGTTTAACATTGAGATTACGCCCGGTAACAATGAGCAATTGAAAAATTTTGAACTGGAACCGTTTGATGTGGTTAATGTTCGTAGAATGGCAGTTTATGAAAAACCGGAGATGGTGACCGTTAGTGGAGCCGTAAATTACTCGGGGAAATATGTGTTGGCCAATAAACAAGAAAAACTATACGATGTCATCCAAAGAGCGGGCGGTCTGACTTCCATTGCCGATTTGAATGGGGTAAAAATCAAGCGACCAATTCAAGCCAAGCAAATCGAGGATTTAGAAAACGTGAATTTGAATTTGGGTAAAAATGACAGTATTCAAAACAAAATCACAAAAAAAATAAAGGAAGAATTAAAATATGCAACCATTCCGGTGGATTGGGAAAAAATTCTTAAAAATCCAAGAAGCGCCGCTAATGTAACCTTGTTGGTGGGGGATGAAATAGAAGTGGCTGCCTATAATGAAAGCGTAAAAGTAACCGGAAATGTGTTGTTGACATCTGAGATTCCTTACAATAAAGGCAAGGGATTCGGTTATTATCTGGATGCTGTTGGTGGCGTAGATGCCAAAGGATGGAAAAGAAGAGCCTATGTCATTTATCCAAATGGCAAAGCGGCAGTGTCGAAGTCTTTTATGTTTATCAGATCCAGTCCTAAAGTATTGCCGGGTTCGCAAATTGTGGTGCCGGAAAAGCCAGAGGTAAAAAAGATGAGTACGGGTGAATTTGTGAGTATAGCGGGGGTATTGGCCAGTTTGGCGGGAGTTATAATAGCGATATTAAGATAG
- a CDS encoding UpxY family transcription antiterminator, which translates to MAERLNEIGIVTYCPLISKTSQWSDRKKIVHVPLFNSYVFVQLTEKERNLIFEVPGVVRYLFWLGKPAIVRSSEIEAIKKWLSEPEGYEVSMDKWQKGDKIVLESGPFATQSAIIQEVKQNHYILILESLGCVLRVEKKVF; encoded by the coding sequence GTGGCAGAACGGTTAAATGAAATAGGTATAGTGACCTATTGTCCATTGATTTCGAAAACGAGTCAATGGTCTGATCGTAAAAAAATAGTGCATGTGCCGTTATTTAATTCGTATGTTTTTGTTCAACTGACGGAAAAAGAGCGTAATCTTATATTTGAAGTGCCTGGAGTTGTTCGGTATTTATTTTGGCTAGGGAAACCTGCCATTGTGAGAAGTTCAGAAATCGAGGCCATAAAAAAATGGCTTTCGGAACCGGAAGGTTATGAAGTGTCTATGGACAAATGGCAAAAAGGGGATAAAATCGTATTGGAGTCGGGACCCTTTGCAACCCAATCCGCAATCATCCAAGAAGTGAAGCAAAATCATTATATTTTAATATTGGAATCTTTAGGCTGCGTCCTTAGAGTGGAAAAGAAAGTGTTTTAA
- a CDS encoding Wzz/FepE/Etk N-terminal domain-containing protein produces MIENNNSDEISLKELLDKAKEWYVYLLSQWKVIVLAGIIGAALGLTYSFIKKPVYTATLSFALEDEKGGGGLGGALGLASSLGLDLGGGGGSIFTGSNLTELFKSRSMVEQTLLSPVTSNGKLISLAEMYIQNNEWRVSWNDNPKFKDIQFLPETKRKYFTRVHDSILGVIYQDLSKTGLAVGQKDKKIAIISIDVASTNELFSKYFTEALVKEVSDFYIDSKSKKARMNMDILERQTDSIRAELNGAITGVAVANDNTFGLNPAMNVRRAPSARRQVDVQANTAILTELVKQSELAKVTLRKETPLIQVIDRPILPLPKERFGKAKGLVMGGFLAGFLVVFCLIVRRIIKQLTSS; encoded by the coding sequence ATGATAGAAAATAATAACAGCGACGAAATATCGTTAAAAGAATTACTGGATAAAGCCAAGGAATGGTATGTCTATTTACTGTCGCAGTGGAAAGTCATTGTATTGGCAGGAATTATAGGAGCAGCACTAGGATTGACGTATTCTTTTATAAAAAAACCCGTTTATACGGCTACTTTGTCTTTTGCATTGGAAGATGAAAAAGGCGGTGGAGGATTAGGTGGGGCACTTGGTTTGGCCAGTTCATTAGGTTTAGACCTAGGCGGAGGCGGAGGGAGTATCTTTACCGGATCTAATTTAACCGAGTTGTTTAAGTCTCGAAGCATGGTGGAACAAACTTTATTGAGTCCCGTTACTTCCAATGGTAAGCTTATTTCTTTGGCCGAAATGTACATCCAAAATAACGAATGGAGAGTTAGTTGGAACGACAATCCTAAATTCAAGGACATACAATTTCTTCCAGAAACTAAACGTAAATATTTCACAAGAGTTCATGACAGTATCTTGGGGGTCATATATCAAGATTTGTCTAAAACGGGATTGGCCGTTGGTCAAAAAGACAAAAAAATAGCAATTATTAGCATTGATGTTGCTTCCACTAATGAATTGTTTTCTAAATATTTTACGGAAGCTTTAGTCAAAGAAGTATCTGATTTTTATATCGATTCCAAAAGCAAAAAAGCAAGAATGAATATGGATATACTGGAAAGACAAACCGATTCCATTCGTGCTGAGCTGAACGGAGCGATTACCGGAGTAGCGGTGGCTAATGATAATACTTTTGGATTGAATCCTGCGATGAATGTTCGTCGTGCGCCTTCTGCCAGAAGACAGGTGGATGTACAAGCCAATACCGCTATTTTGACGGAATTAGTCAAACAATCGGAATTGGCTAAAGTGACTTTACGTAAAGAAACACCGTTAATACAAGTGATTGATCGACCTATTTTGCCTTTGCCCAAAGAGCGTTTTGGCAAGGCTAAAGGATTGGTAATGGGAGGTTTTTTAGCAGGGTTTCTAGTAGTCTTTTGTTTGATTGTGAGACGGATTATAAAACAGTTGACATCCTCGTAG
- a CDS encoding mannose-1-phosphate guanylyltransferase, giving the protein MNKKHSITHVILTGGVGSRLWPLSRKSQPKQYLDIFDGKSLFEMTVDRNRDLADKIIVVGNIDNCHLSKQVLDKTGTSYIDIIESTPRNTAAAIAFAAFASQPDDILIVTPSDHIIGEMNHYKGAINEAVEKALNGFIVTFGIVPTKPETGYGYIERKGDDVISFREKPNQVTAADFIAKGNFLWNSGMFCFKAGVLLDELKLYSPEVYEKSKLAWEKNDNGNLDLSLSLEIPSISIDYAVMERSKKIKVVSSQFSWSDLGSFESVYDYLVSIGHPVDKNRNMTIGTNNYTAFIGLKDTIFVYTATANLILQKEFSQDVKSLYGKLERENSDLLD; this is encoded by the coding sequence ATGAACAAAAAACACTCGATCACACACGTAATACTCACTGGAGGAGTTGGCAGCCGTTTGTGGCCGCTTTCGCGAAAAAGTCAACCCAAACAGTATTTGGATATATTCGACGGGAAATCTTTGTTTGAAATGACGGTGGATCGCAATCGCGATTTAGCGGATAAGATAATAGTGGTTGGTAACATTGACAATTGTCATCTGAGTAAACAAGTTTTGGATAAGACAGGTACTTCCTATATAGATATAATTGAATCAACTCCCAGGAACACGGCCGCGGCAATAGCTTTTGCCGCTTTTGCATCACAACCGGATGATATACTAATTGTAACACCTTCGGATCATATAATTGGGGAAATGAATCATTATAAAGGGGCAATTAATGAAGCGGTCGAAAAAGCTTTAAATGGTTTTATCGTTACATTCGGAATTGTTCCCACAAAGCCTGAAACGGGATATGGTTACATTGAACGCAAGGGAGATGACGTGATTTCTTTCCGTGAAAAACCAAACCAAGTCACAGCTGCTGATTTTATTGCTAAAGGAAATTTTCTTTGGAATAGTGGGATGTTTTGTTTTAAAGCCGGTGTGTTATTGGATGAATTGAAATTGTATTCTCCTGAGGTATACGAAAAATCCAAATTGGCATGGGAAAAGAACGACAATGGAAACCTGGATTTAAGTCTTTCACTTGAAATACCTTCCATAAGTATTGATTATGCGGTAATGGAAAGAAGTAAAAAAATCAAGGTGGTTTCATCTCAATTTTCTTGGTCTGATTTAGGGTCTTTTGAATCTGTTTATGATTATTTAGTTTCTATAGGACATCCAGTGGACAAAAACAGAAATATGACAATAGGAACAAATAACTATACCGCTTTTATCGGACTTAAGGATACAATATTTGTTTATACAGCTACCGCTAATTTAATTTTGCAAAAGGAATTTTCACAAGATGTTAAGAGTTTATATGGTAAGCTGGAAAGAGAAAATTCTGATTTATTGGATTGA